In Bombus pyrosoma isolate SC7728 linkage group LG2, ASM1482585v1, whole genome shotgun sequence, a genomic segment contains:
- the LOC122573601 gene encoding RNA polymerase-associated protein CTR9 homolog, whose translation MQWLYTERLAVSIEIPLRDIDEVIELDLDQLPEGDEVLGILRQEHAQLKIWVNWALEYYKQHKIEDFIKILESSRIDANIDYRDYEEDQMRALNMLAAYYVQEANREKNKNKKRDLFAKATILYTTADKITMCDQNHILGKAYFCLLEGDKMDRADAQFNFVLNQSPNNIPSLLGKACIEFNKKDYRGALAFYKKALRTNPNCPAAVRLAMGHCFMKLNNQKKARLAFERALQLDGQCVGALVGLSVLKLNQQQSDSIRNGVLMLSKAYNIDSTNPMVLNHLANYFFFKKDYDKARYLADHAFHNTENEAMRAESCYQLARAFHVQGDYDKAFQYYYQATQFAPPVFVLPHFGLGQMYIYRGDAENAKQCFEKVLEAHPDNYETMKILGSLYANSSSQSKRDIAKNHLRKVTEQFPDDVEAWIELAQVLEQSDHNDALNAYGTVIRILQEKMQADIPPEILNNVGALYYRLGNLKEARKNFKESLARCKADALYDSAYYNSIAVTITYNLARLNEALCIFYTAEVLYKFILKRHPNYVDCYLRLGCMARDKGQIYEASDWFKGALSINKEHPDTWSLLGNLHLVKMQWDPGQKKFERILKNPATNTDAYSLIALGNIWLQTLHQSGKDKDREKRHQDRALAMYKQVLRNDPKNIWAANGIGAVLAHKGCVNEARDIFAQVREATAEFCDVWLNIAHIYVEQKQFVSAIQMYENCLRKFYKYHHVEVLQYLGRAYFKAGKLKEAKLTLLKARRVAPQDTVLLYNIALVLQRLATQILKDEKSTLTTILQAVHELGLSHKYFQYLSTHGDEMGQLAEAEARRCLDLLSQAQYPIGRGRRLNGEQKMFRGKQEKERQAFKMRQMEEQPKLEEIRRQKEEEMLQKRQEYVEKTKNVLVSNKMPSEKPSRHGKKARTDQHVSDTGGSGTDEDREEALRKRKRKRKASGEHKKKGGKGKGKRKKEMGSGESGSESDRLKPKRGRKGIIKKDRAFRKSTSETAEGKMPLSKETISTSESDSDSGGLKIASGGASANEGRGRGNRRIMSHSEGSRASRSRSCSRSKSRSRSRSSLRSRSRSQSGFQSPSVSRSRSTSCLGSKSRSQSRSKSPSRSRSVSAKGGSRSRSRSGSRKSQSRSRSRSGSRKTSARSRLGSAASARSRSSSAHSARSRSGSAASARSRSGSAASARSRSGSAHSARSRSGSAASARSRSGSAHSARSRSGFAASALSRSGSAAGARSRSGSTRSARSRSGSAANTPSRSGFAASALSRSGSAARARSRSGSTRSARSRSGYAANTPSRSGSAARARSRSGSTRSARSRSGSAANTPSRSGFAASALSRSGSAARARSRSGSTRSVRSRSGSAANTSSRSGSTASALSRSGSAARTRSRSGSARGACSRSGSAANTPSRSGSAANTPSRSGFAASALSILGSAARARSRSGSARGARSRSGSAANTPSRSGSAASALLRSGSAARARSRSGSAHSTCSRLGSGASARSRLRFLSGSRKAASRSRSRSRAGSRSDSKSEGRISRSRYRSKSKSVSRSRSRSDSRSKGGSRSRSPSGSARSAIPESGKSVSGSDVGSRHSNTDRGGDSECE comes from the exons ATGCAA TGGCTATACACTGAACGACTGGCGGTTTCCATAGAGATTCCACTTCGTGATATAGATGAg GTAATCGAGCTAGACCTGGATCAATTACCAGAAGGAGATGAGGTTCTTGGTATTTTACGTCAAGAACATGCACAACTTAAAATTTGGGTCAATTGGGCT cttgaatattacaaacaacataaaatcgaagatttcattaaaatacttGAATCTTCTCGGATTGATGCTAATATTGATTACCGTGACTATGAAGAAGATCAAATGCGTGCGTTGAATATGTTGGCTGCATATTATGTGCAGGAAGCCaacagagaaaagaataaaaacaaaaagagagaTCTATTTGCAAAAGCCACCATATTATATACAACTGCAGATAAGATTACTATGTGTGACCAA AATCATATACTTGGCAAAGCTTACTTCTGCCTCCTGGAAGGGGATAAGATGGATCGGGCTGATGcccaatttaattttgtactaAATCAGTCTCCAAATAATATTCCTTCCCTACTGGGAAAAGCATGCAtagaatttaacaaaaaagatTACAGAGGTGCGCTTGCCTTTTATAAAAAGGCATTGAGAACAAATCCAAATTGTCCAGCTGCTGTGAGGTTGGCGATGGGACattgttttatgaaattaaataatcagaaAAAAGCACGTTTAGCATTTGAAAGAGCTTTACAGTTAGATGGCCAATGTGTTGGAGCATTAGTTGGACTTTCAGTACTGAAACTGAATCAACAACAGTCTGATAGTATCAGAAATGGTGTTCTAATGTTATCTAAAGCTTATAACATTGATTCGACTAATCCCATGGTGTTGAATCATTtggcaaattattttttctttaaaaaggaCTACGACAAAGCACGGTACTTAGCCGACCATGCATTTCACAATACCGAGAACGAGGCTATGCGTGCAGAGAGTTGCTATCAATTAGCCAGAGCATTTCATGTTCAA GGTGACTATGACAAAGCGTTTCAATATTACTATCAGGCAACACAATTTGCGCCTCCAGTTTTTGTATTACCACACTTTGGCTTAGgtcaaatgtatatttatcgtGGTGATGCAGAAAAT GCAAAACAATGTTTCGAAAAAGTGTTGGAAGCTCATCCAGATAATtacgaaacaatgaaaattcttgGATCTCTTTACGCAAATTCGAGTTCTCAATCGAAACGCGATATTGCTAAAAACCACCTTCGGAAAGTAACTGAACAATTTCCGGATGATGTTGAAGCGTGGATTGAATTAGCTCAGGTATTGGAGCAAAGTGACCATAATGACGCCTTAAATGCATATGGTACGGTAATCagaattttacaagaaaaaatgCAGGCAGATATACCACcagaaattctaaataatgTTGGTGCTCTATATTATAG ACTTGGAAACTTAAAAGAAGCTAGAAAAAATTTTAAGGAATCTTTAGCGCGTTGTAAAGCTGATGCCTTATACGATTCTGCATACTATAACTCAATTGCAGTTACGATAACATATAATTTGGCTCGTTTGAACGAAgctttatgtatattttatacagcaGAAGtgttatacaaattcattttaaaGAGACATCCAAACTATGTAGATTGTTATTTACGACTTGGCTGTATGGCTCGAGATAAAGGACAAATTTATGAAGCGTCTGATTGGTTTAAGGGTGCTTTAAGCATAAATAAAGAGCACCCAGATACATGGTCTCTTTTGGGTAATTTACATTTGGTTAAAATGCAATGGGATCCTGGCCagaagaaattcgaaagaattttaaaaaatccagCAACAAATACCGATGCCTATTCTTTGATTGCTTTGGGTAACATTTGGTTGCAAACATTGCATCAAAGTGGAAAAGATAAAGATCGAGAGAAACGACATCAAGACAGAGCATTGGCTATGTATAAACAG GTTTTGCGAAACGATCCTAAAAATATTTGGGCTGCAAATGGAATAGGAGCTGTACTAGCGCATAAAGGTTGTGTAAATGAAGCTAGAGATATTTTTGCTCAAGTTCGAGAAGCAACAGCAGAATTTTGCGATGTATGGTTGAATATTGCGCATATTTATGTAGAGCAAAAACAATTCGTTAGCGCTATACAAATG TATGAAAACTGCCTTCGGAAGTTCTATAAATATCATCATGTCGAAGTTTTACAATATCTTGGAAGAGCTTACTTTAAAGCtggtaaattaaaagaagcaaAATTGACATTATTAAAG GCAAGAAGAGTAGCTCCACAGGACACTGTTTTGTTATACAATATTGCACTTGTCCTTCAGCGTCTAGCGACACAAATTTTGAAGGATGAGAAGTCCACCTTAACAACAATACTTCAGGCAGTTCACGAATTGGGACTCTCACATAAATACTTCCAATATCTATCAACGCATGGAGATGAAATGGGGCAACTTGCGGAAGCAGAAGCAAGGAGGTGTCTAGATCTTTTATCGCAAGCGCAATATCCTATTGGCAGAGGTAGACGATTAAACGGGgaacaaaaaatgtttaggggaaaacaagaaaaagaaag ACAAGCATTTAAAATGCGACAAATGGAAGAACAACCGAAACTTGAAGAAATACGACgacaaaaagaagaggaaatgtTACAGAAACGTCAAGAGTACGTCGAAAAGACAAAGAACGTTTTGGTATCCAACAAAATGCCTTCAGAAAAACCTAGCAGGCACGGGAAAAAAGCACGCACTGATCAACACGTTAGTGACACTGGTGGTTCTGGAACAGATGAAGATCGGGAGGAAGCTcttagaaaaaggaaaaggaaaagaaaagcaagtggtgaacataaaaaaaaagggggcAAGGGTAAAGGAAAGCGCAAGAAAGAAATGGGAAGTGGAGAAAGTG GTTCAGAAAGTGATCGACTCAAGCCGAAACGTGGAAGAAAAGGGATTATTAAGAAAGACAGAGCATTTCGGAAAAGTACATCTGAGACTGCAGAAGGAAAGATGCCTTTATCGAAGGAAACTATATCGACGAGCGAATCTGATAGCGATTCAGGAGGTCTTAAAATTGCCAGCGG gGGTGCAAGCGCTAACGAAGGTCGCGGACGCGGAAATAGACGAATTATGTCTCACTCAGAAGGATCCCGTGCATCGAGATCTAGGTCTTGTTCCAGATCGAAGTCTAGAAGTCGTTCTAGAAGTAGTTTACGATCGCGATCACGATCACAGTCAGGATTTCAATCTCCATCTGTATCTCGTTCACGGTCTACGTCTTGCTTAGGTTCCAAGTCGAGAAGTCAATCCCGGTCCAAAAGTCCGTCGAGATCAAGATCCGTTTCAGCGAAAGGTGGTTCACGCTCGAGATCAAGATCAGGGTCGCGGAAGAGTCAATCGCGATCAAGATCGCGTAGTGGTTCGAGGAAAA CTAGTGCACGATCAAGATTGGGTTCTGCAGCTAGCGCACGATCGAGATCAAGCTCTGCACATAGTGCACGTTCGAGATCGGGTTCTGCAGCTAGTGCACGATCAAGATCGGGTTCTGCAGCTAGCGCACGTTCGAGATCAGGCTCTGCACACAGTGCACGTTCGAGATCGGGTTCTGCAGCTAGCGCACGATCGAGATCAGGCTCTGCACACAGTGCACGTTCGAGATCGGGTTTTGCAGCTAGTGCACTATCAAGATCGGGTTCTGCAGCTGGAGCACGATCGAGATCAGGCTCTACACGTAGTGCACGTTCGAGATCGGGTTCTGCAGCTAATACACCATCAAGATCGGGTTTTGCAGCTAGTGCACTATCAAGATCGGGTTCTGCAGCTAGAGCACGATCGAGATCAGGCTCTACACGTAGTGCACGTTCGAGATCGGGTTATGCAGCTAATACACCATCAAGATCGGGTTCTGCAGCTAGAGCACGATCGAGATCAGGCTCTACACGTAGTGCACGTTCGAGATCGGGTTCTGCAGCTAATACACCATCAAGATCGGGTTTTGCAGCTAGTGCACTATCAAGATCGGGTTCTGCAGCTAGAGCACGATCGAGATCAGGCTCTACACGTAGTGTACGTTCGAGATCGGGTTCTGCAGCTAATACATCATCAAGATCGGGTTCTACAGCTAGTGCACTATCAAGATCGGGTTCTGCAGCTAGAACACGATCGAGATCAGGCTCTGCACGTGGTGCATGTTCGAGATCGGGTTCTGCAGCTAATACACCATCGAGATCGGGTTCTGCAGCTAATACACCATCAAGATCGGGTTTTGCAGCTAGTGCACTATCAATATTGGGTTCTGCAGCTAGAGCACGATCGAGATCAGGCTCTGCACGTGGTGCACGTTCGAGATCGGGTTCTGCAGCTAATACACCATCAAGATCGGGTTCTGCAGCTAGTGCACTATTAAGATCGGGTTCTGCAGCTAGAGCACGATCGAGATCAGGCTCTGCACATAGTACATGTTCGAGATTGGGCTCTGGAGCTAGTGCACGATCGAGATTAAGGTTTCTTAGTGGTTCCAGAAAAGCAGCTTCGCGATCAAGGTCAAGATCAAGAGCAGGATCAAGGAGTGATTCAAAGTCGGAGGGACGTATATCAAGAAGCAGATACCGATCAAAATCTAAATCTGTGTCAAGATCTAGATCGCGTTCCGACTCACGGTCAAAGGGTGGCTCTCGAAGTCGCAGCCCTAGTGGATCGGCAag ATCAGCTATTCCAGAGTCGGGAAAATCAGTTTCTGGCAGTGATGTTGGTTCTCGCCATTCGAATACAGATCGAGGGGGCGACAGCGAATGCGAATAA